One genomic window of Bacillus mycoides includes the following:
- the spoIISB gene encoding stage II sporulation protein SB, with the protein MAEINVQNSSFFKEKKEEVNTDFSLVKGALTENINRLEKLMNSNSSKYIQVKKIKENA; encoded by the coding sequence ATGGCTGAAATAAATGTACAAAATTCTTCGTTTTTTAAAGAAAAAAAAGAAGAAGTAAATACAGATTTCTCTCTTGTGAAGGGTGCATTAACGGAAAATATAAATCGTTTAGAAAAGCTTATGAATAGTAATAGTTCGAAATATATACAGGTAAAAAAAATAAAAGAAAATGCATAG
- a CDS encoding type II toxin-antitoxin system SpoIISA family toxin, which yields MTISNIRIGLFILAIVFIVLVFFYWKNEELYEEKKQRIRKTWYGLFITSVTVYFTIKGIDLTLWKNLLMFTAMVIFVDIAFILTPNISEIWGAKFSDIGKTVQSIKRSLIASKARGEIYTTIIQNVNPAAFGTMEWHTEEEYTKSLNAFLDSYGEKVGAKIVVFEAVNELNTNFRGIRSQFSITVPLEHIEQLNGQQAVQVENVGIIPAKIVNDVFIVIDGKKNNLQDRDFENVYNLTIHHSYFSK from the coding sequence TTGACGATCTCTAACATTCGAATCGGCTTATTTATTTTAGCAATCGTCTTTATTGTTCTTGTTTTCTTTTATTGGAAAAATGAAGAATTGTATGAGGAGAAGAAACAGCGAATTCGAAAAACGTGGTACGGTTTGTTCATAACATCAGTCACAGTTTATTTCACGATAAAAGGAATAGATTTAACCCTCTGGAAAAATCTTTTAATGTTTACTGCGATGGTAATTTTCGTTGATATTGCATTCATTTTGACACCTAACATTTCAGAAATATGGGGTGCAAAATTCAGTGATATCGGAAAGACGGTCCAATCAATTAAACGGTCATTAATTGCTTCAAAAGCAAGAGGAGAAATATATACGACAATTATTCAAAATGTAAATCCAGCAGCATTTGGGACAATGGAATGGCACACGGAAGAAGAATATACAAAAAGTTTAAACGCATTTCTTGATTCGTATGGTGAAAAAGTAGGTGCGAAAATTGTTGTATTTGAAGCAGTGAACGAATTAAATACGAATTTCCGTGGTATTCGCTCTCAATTTAGTATTACAGTACCTCTAGAACATATAGAGCAATTGAATGGCCAGCAAGCGGTTCAAGTAGAAAATGTCGGAATTATACCAGCAAAAATAGTGAATGATGTTTTTATTGTTATTGATGGGAAGAAGAATAACCTTCAAGATCGAGATTTTGAAAATGTATATAATTTAACAATACATCATAGTTATTTTAGTAAATAA
- a CDS encoding CatB-related O-acetyltransferase, translated as MKHPLYNHWSETKYLKDIVTNPLIEVGEYSYYSGYYGHQNFEDGCVRYLWGDAKSRVLFNPTEQMGWQLDKLIIGNYVCIASGVVILMGGNHNHHPEWITVYPFVEQIEQSYEPKGDTVIKSDAWIGMNAIIMPGVTIGEGAIIAAESVVCKDVPPYTIVGGNPAKEIKKRFTNIEINMLMEMRWFDWDRELIKKAIPLLSSPAIEPLFAFYKNEVKNK; from the coding sequence ATGAAGCATCCATTATATAATCATTGGTCTGAAACGAAGTATTTAAAAGACATAGTAACAAATCCACTTATTGAAGTAGGAGAGTACTCCTATTATTCAGGTTATTATGGTCATCAAAATTTTGAAGATGGCTGTGTAAGATATTTATGGGGCGATGCTAAGTCTCGAGTACTTTTCAATCCAACTGAACAGATGGGTTGGCAACTTGATAAACTCATTATTGGAAATTATGTTTGTATTGCAAGTGGAGTTGTCATTTTAATGGGTGGGAATCATAATCATCACCCTGAATGGATTACAGTTTATCCATTCGTTGAGCAAATAGAGCAATCATATGAACCGAAGGGTGATACAGTCATTAAAAGCGATGCCTGGATTGGTATGAATGCTATTATAATGCCTGGCGTTACTATTGGTGAAGGTGCAATTATTGCAGCTGAATCTGTCGTATGTAAAGATGTTCCGCCGTATACAATAGTAGGTGGTAATCCTGCTAAAGAAATAAAGAAACGGTTCACTAATATAGAAATTAATATGCTAATGGAAATGCGTTGGTTTGATTGGGATAGAGAATTGATTAAGAAGGCAATTCCTCTTTTATCTAGTCCAGCCATTGAACCATTATTTGCTTTTTATAAAAATGAAGTGAAAAATAAATAA
- the pepD gene encoding aminoacyl-histidine dipeptidase translates to MYSTLEQLTKHPVFYHFAEISKIPRGSGNEKEISDYLVSFAKERNLEVIQDEALNVIIKKEATSGYENVPAIIIQGHSDMVCEKNQATVHDFEKDPIELRIIGDMLYANETTLGADNGIAVAYALALLDSTDIPHPALEVVITTEEETTMGGAFAVDSNHFDGKIFINIDSEEDHKLLVSSAGGAKAVETIPVIWDEAPVDMDTYRLYVGGLKGGHSGMEIDKQRGNANKVLGRVLRDLSINIQFDISDAHGGLKTNAIPRESVATILLRQEDVEQVEEKLKSWTRVLQEEMRAVDPDVHVTLTKLDEKVEKVFAKETQKQLISSLFLIPNGIQSMSMDIKGLVESSTNLGVIETLQDEIKLRNEVRSSVSSLKQHVADEIKCIAELVGATFEIESEYPEWPYNPNSQIRNLFEKVHQEKYNKDVEIFAVHAGIECSVFVQKMPELDAISFGPDIFNVHTPDEHISISSVVNNWGFFVDVMQGTKELAK, encoded by the coding sequence ATGTATTCTACTTTAGAACAATTAACAAAGCACCCTGTATTTTATCATTTTGCAGAAATTTCAAAGATTCCTAGAGGATCAGGTAATGAAAAAGAAATTAGTGATTACTTAGTGAGTTTCGCAAAGGAACGTAATTTAGAAGTTATTCAAGACGAAGCGTTAAATGTCATTATAAAAAAAGAAGCTACTTCTGGTTATGAGAATGTTCCAGCTATTATCATTCAGGGGCACTCTGATATGGTGTGTGAAAAAAACCAAGCGACAGTTCATGATTTTGAGAAGGATCCAATTGAATTAAGAATTATTGGAGATATGTTATATGCGAACGAAACTACTTTAGGTGCTGATAATGGTATTGCCGTTGCATATGCATTAGCATTATTAGATTCAACAGACATTCCGCATCCAGCTTTAGAAGTTGTTATTACAACTGAAGAAGAAACGACAATGGGCGGTGCATTCGCTGTCGATTCAAATCATTTTGACGGAAAAATATTTATTAATATTGATTCTGAAGAAGATCATAAATTACTAGTGAGTAGCGCAGGTGGTGCGAAAGCAGTTGAAACAATTCCAGTAATTTGGGATGAGGCACCAGTTGATATGGATACATACCGTCTATATGTTGGTGGACTTAAGGGCGGACATTCTGGTATGGAAATTGATAAACAACGTGGGAATGCGAACAAAGTACTAGGACGAGTTTTACGTGATTTATCAATAAATATTCAATTTGATATAAGTGATGCTCACGGCGGATTAAAAACGAATGCAATTCCACGTGAAAGTGTAGCTACAATTTTATTACGTCAAGAAGATGTAGAGCAAGTTGAAGAAAAGTTAAAATCATGGACACGAGTATTACAAGAAGAAATGCGTGCTGTTGATCCGGATGTTCATGTTACACTTACAAAATTAGATGAGAAAGTAGAAAAAGTATTTGCTAAAGAAACACAAAAACAGCTTATTTCTTCATTATTCTTAATTCCGAACGGCATTCAAAGTATGAGCATGGATATTAAAGGTCTAGTAGAAAGCTCAACAAATTTAGGCGTTATTGAAACGTTGCAAGATGAAATTAAATTACGTAACGAAGTGAGAAGTTCTGTAAGTAGTTTAAAACAACATGTTGCAGATGAAATTAAATGTATTGCCGAATTAGTTGGTGCAACATTTGAAATAGAGTCAGAGTATCCAGAATGGCCATACAATCCGAATTCACAGATTCGTAATTTGTTTGAAAAAGTGCATCAAGAAAAATACAATAAAGATGTTGAAATCTTTGCTGTACATGCAGGAATTGAGTGCAGTGTATTTGTTCAAAAAATGCCTGAATTAGATGCAATTTCATTTGGGCCAGATATATTCAACGTCCACACTCCAGATGAGCATATTAGTATTTCTTCTGTTGTGAACAACTGGGGATTCTTCGTTGACGTAATGCAGGGAACGAAAGAATTAGCTAAGTAA
- a CDS encoding D-alanyl-D-alanine carboxypeptidase family protein: MKGMFCKRFITIVTVLTLFCSIVVTSGSASAETVPALDVEAGSAILVEANSGKILYQKNADELLAIASMTKMMSEYLVYEAVDKGKLKWDQKVKISEYAYKISQDRSLSNVPLENGGSYTVKELYEAMVIYSANGATIALAEEIAGKEVNFVKMMNDKSKEFGMKNFKFVNSTGLTNQDLKGHHPEGTTPDEKNKMSARDCAILAQRLIQDFPKILDIAKIPKKTFQKGGKYPIDMTNFNWMLKGLIKQYEGVDGLKTGTTPEAGDCFTGTVERNGMRLISVVIKANSHTARFDETKKLYDYGFANFEVKKVYGKDSVVKGHETVRVANAKDKDVVVQTKQAVSLPMPKGNNDVYKKEFKVSNKEQEAPIKKGVTISQMIISPKDITDPGFLSDKSLQVDLVTKSDVEQANWFTRFMREIGSFFSCMWDSAVDIVKS, from the coding sequence GTGAAAGGTATGTTTTGCAAGAGATTTATTACAATAGTAACAGTGCTTACACTATTTTGTAGCATAGTTGTTACATCTGGGAGTGCATCAGCGGAAACAGTCCCTGCTTTAGACGTAGAAGCAGGATCAGCAATTTTAGTAGAAGCAAATTCCGGAAAAATTTTATATCAAAAAAATGCAGATGAATTATTAGCAATTGCTAGTATGACAAAAATGATGAGTGAATACTTAGTCTATGAAGCGGTGGATAAAGGAAAACTTAAATGGGATCAAAAAGTTAAAATTTCTGAATATGCATATAAGATTTCACAAGATCGCTCATTATCAAACGTTCCATTAGAAAATGGTGGCTCTTATACGGTCAAAGAGTTATATGAGGCAATGGTAATTTATTCTGCAAACGGTGCAACAATTGCTTTAGCTGAAGAGATTGCTGGAAAAGAAGTTAATTTCGTAAAAATGATGAACGATAAGTCAAAAGAGTTTGGAATGAAAAATTTTAAATTTGTAAACTCTACAGGTTTAACAAACCAAGATTTAAAAGGACATCACCCAGAAGGGACAACTCCAGACGAGAAAAATAAAATGTCTGCAAGAGATTGTGCAATTTTAGCACAACGTCTTATTCAAGATTTCCCGAAAATATTAGATATAGCAAAAATCCCTAAAAAAACATTCCAAAAGGGTGGAAAGTATCCGATTGATATGACGAACTTTAACTGGATGTTAAAAGGTTTAATTAAGCAATACGAAGGTGTAGATGGCTTGAAAACAGGAACTACTCCAGAAGCCGGAGATTGTTTTACTGGTACAGTAGAAAGAAACGGTATGCGTCTAATCTCTGTAGTGATAAAAGCAAACTCTCATACAGCACGTTTTGATGAAACAAAGAAATTATATGATTATGGATTTGCGAATTTTGAAGTGAAGAAGGTCTATGGAAAAGATTCAGTAGTAAAAGGTCATGAAACAGTGCGAGTAGCAAATGCAAAGGACAAAGATGTAGTTGTTCAAACGAAGCAAGCTGTTTCACTTCCAATGCCAAAGGGCAACAATGACGTTTATAAAAAAGAATTTAAAGTATCGAATAAAGAACAAGAAGCGCCTATTAAAAAAGGTGTAACAATTAGTCAAATGATTATATCACCTAAAGATATTACAGATCCTGGATTTTTATCAGATAAATCATTACAAGTAGACCTTGTAACAAAATCTGATGTAGAACAAGCAAATTGGTTTACACGTTTTATGCGCGAAATCGGATCATTCTTTAGCTGTATGTGGGATAGTGCGGTTGATATAGTAAAAAGCTAA
- the gpmA gene encoding 2,3-diphosphoglycerate-dependent phosphoglycerate mutase produces MIKLVLIRHGQSLWNLENRFTGWTDVDLSKNGLSEAREAGTILKKNGYTFDIAYTSVLKRAIRTLWIVLHEMDLTWVPIHNSWKLNERHYGALQGLNKDETAKKYGDEKVHIWRRSIDVRPPALTEDDPRYEANNPRYKTLKKGEFPLTECLEDTEKRVVDYWHEKIAPALKNGEKVIISSHGNTIRSLVKYLDNLSNDGVVTLNIPTSIPLVYELDENLHPIRHYYLSMDGEVPEGEIPKHISF; encoded by the coding sequence ATGATAAAACTTGTACTCATTCGTCACGGACAAAGTTTGTGGAATCTTGAAAATCGATTTACAGGATGGACAGATGTAGATTTATCAAAGAATGGATTAAGTGAAGCGAGAGAAGCAGGAACAATATTAAAAAAGAATGGATATACGTTTGATATTGCCTATACATCAGTATTAAAACGAGCAATTCGGACATTATGGATTGTACTTCATGAAATGGATCTTACTTGGGTTCCTATACATAACTCATGGAAGTTGAATGAACGCCATTATGGTGCACTACAAGGATTGAATAAAGACGAAACTGCAAAAAAATATGGAGATGAAAAAGTTCATATTTGGAGAAGAAGTATAGATGTGAGACCGCCTGCACTTACTGAAGATGATCCCCGATATGAAGCGAATAATCCGAGATACAAAACGTTAAAAAAAGGCGAGTTCCCATTAACTGAATGTTTAGAGGATACGGAGAAAAGAGTAGTTGATTATTGGCATGAAAAAATCGCACCGGCATTAAAAAATGGTGAAAAAGTAATTATTTCATCACACGGCAATACGATTCGTTCACTTGTGAAATACTTAGACAATCTCTCAAATGATGGTGTAGTAACATTAAATATACCGACTAGCATTCCGCTTGTTTATGAATTGGACGAAAATTTACATCCGATTCGTCATTATTACTTAAGTATGGACGGGGAAGTACCTGAAGGGGAAATTCCGAAACATATTTCTTTTTAA
- a CDS encoding acyltransferase family protein, with product MSKRIKELDSIRGLAALTVVFGHFCLMLPSLPNSIKFSPLRFLWAGGEAVIVFYVLSGFVLSMALYHSKTNYWGYLIKRFVRIYIPYYFWIIITFALFILFSPYEVAGLRDWFYDRWQGSITTLDIINHFVLLNNFFTENYNPVIWSLAQEMRISIVFPLLFLLFYKLSWKKTILFALSFSLISVFLNMLHIGKAEGFYNGYADTLHFTSMFMVGMLLFKYQEKLIYLYQNMKKFKKGFLIALGIILYLYSILIYGFSRNDTTFLLKDWGVVIGVSIFIIMAMSNLKVKAFLNKSVFVYVGEISYSIYLCHFPIMMVLFKLLYTKIPIFLLLTLCITMTLLFSIISYHLIEKKCINWAKQRTTNFRKKV from the coding sequence ATGAGTAAGAGAATAAAAGAATTAGATTCCATACGAGGGTTAGCGGCACTTACAGTGGTATTTGGACATTTTTGTTTAATGCTACCATCGTTGCCTAATTCTATTAAATTTTCCCCGCTTAGGTTTTTATGGGCGGGTGGAGAAGCTGTAATCGTTTTTTATGTACTAAGTGGTTTTGTGTTATCTATGGCACTTTATCATTCAAAAACAAATTATTGGGGATATTTAATTAAGAGATTTGTACGAATCTATATTCCTTATTATTTTTGGATAATCATTACTTTTGCTTTATTTATTTTGTTTTCACCGTATGAAGTGGCAGGACTACGGGATTGGTTCTATGATAGGTGGCAAGGGTCGATAACAACATTAGATATTATAAACCACTTTGTGCTTCTTAATAACTTTTTTACGGAAAATTATAATCCAGTTATCTGGTCATTGGCTCAAGAAATGCGTATATCTATTGTGTTTCCTTTGTTATTCCTTCTTTTTTATAAACTGAGTTGGAAGAAAACGATACTATTTGCTTTGAGCTTTTCTTTAATTAGTGTTTTCCTTAATATGTTGCATATTGGGAAAGCAGAGGGATTTTATAATGGTTATGCCGATACACTGCATTTCACATCTATGTTTATGGTTGGAATGTTACTTTTTAAGTATCAAGAAAAACTTATTTACTTATATCAAAATATGAAAAAATTTAAAAAAGGATTTCTTATTGCATTAGGGATAATTCTATATTTATATTCCATTTTAATTTATGGTTTTTCCCGTAATGATACTACTTTCTTATTAAAAGATTGGGGTGTCGTAATTGGTGTTAGTATATTTATTATCATGGCGATGAGTAACCTAAAAGTAAAAGCATTTTTAAATAAGAGTGTATTTGTATACGTAGGGGAAATTTCATATAGTATCTATTTGTGTCATTTTCCAATCATGATGGTACTATTTAAACTTTTGTATACAAAGATACCTATCTTCTTACTTCTTACTTTATGTATTACAATGACACTACTTTTTTCTATAATATCGTATCATTTAATTGAAAAGAAATGTATCAACTGGGCAAAACAAAGAACAACTAATTTTCGAAAAAAAGTGTAA
- a CDS encoding papain-like cysteine protease family protein: MKGRKQFIVCMLLLFFTFSFIGVHKIIAEEVGFSGTTAPLNVNVREEKSLNANIVDVIPGNTKVSFKGWEYGEAVKDYWTGNLDNRWFYYFKDGKKVYGTSAYINGNPPNISTNRKLSVPNILQERSNWCWAGTLVSVLNYFGKTPSQDQYVRYVKGGSYNNPATSREIQYGLSGYGVSSAISSGAKSYDWFKNQINSNQPMIALIMWQNGANIGHFLVLDGFYKGTNGTDYITYMDPWYGDHYNHNFSTFYNNNNFWWNETVYNIHAN; the protein is encoded by the coding sequence ATGAAGGGAAGAAAGCAATTTATTGTTTGTATGCTGTTATTGTTCTTCACATTTAGTTTTATTGGAGTTCACAAAATAATAGCAGAAGAAGTTGGATTTTCAGGAACAACTGCTCCATTGAATGTAAATGTTAGAGAAGAAAAAAGTTTGAATGCAAATATTGTAGATGTGATTCCCGGAAATACAAAAGTATCCTTTAAAGGATGGGAGTATGGTGAAGCGGTTAAAGATTACTGGACAGGAAATTTAGATAATCGTTGGTTTTATTATTTTAAAGATGGGAAAAAAGTATATGGAACGTCAGCTTATATTAATGGGAATCCTCCAAATATATCAACAAATCGTAAATTATCTGTTCCTAACATATTACAAGAAAGATCAAATTGGTGTTGGGCGGGCACTTTGGTTTCAGTTTTAAATTATTTTGGGAAAACTCCTTCACAAGATCAGTATGTTAGGTATGTCAAAGGTGGATCATATAATAATCCTGCAACTTCACGTGAAATACAATATGGATTATCGGGATATGGTGTTAGCTCAGCTATAAGTTCTGGAGCAAAATCGTATGATTGGTTCAAAAATCAAATTAATAGTAATCAACCGATGATTGCACTCATTATGTGGCAAAATGGAGCTAACATCGGACACTTTCTAGTACTTGATGGATTCTATAAAGGTACAAATGGAACAGACTATATAACATACATGGACCCTTGGTATGGTGATCATTATAATCATAATTTCAGTACGTTCTATAACAATAATAATTTTTGGTGGAATGAAACGGTTTATAATATCCATGCGAACTAA
- a CDS encoding agmatine deiminase family protein, producing the protein MQKITKLCMSAVLTTSIISGYAQVKGIEKVQAKEIEKTQREDMKKVEVQKKVGKYTMPDEKSKHEGTWLQWPHEFTYGPKYQQEVEPIWIQMTESLSKGEKVHIVAYDQEEKERIIEVLTDQGVNMEKIDFFIAPTDDVWARDTGPIFVYDNDKNLKILDPGFNGWGKKTPYKKDARLRENLSKQLGIERINWNKFVLEGGAFELDGNGTALLTRSAVTNKNRNAKLSEKDIEKYISELGVTNFIWLDGAPNLDITDFHIDGFAKFHDKSTIITLKEKDLAEWGASDKDINKLLQAKDATGNKYKYVYLPLSKNNVTLKNGKQLDYKGSYINYYIANQVILVPNYNDPNDKIANEMIQKLYPDRKVVGIDVRELYKNGGMIHCITQQQPINLK; encoded by the coding sequence ATGCAAAAAATAACGAAATTGTGTATGAGTGCTGTACTAACCACATCTATTATTAGTGGTTATGCTCAAGTTAAGGGAATTGAGAAAGTTCAGGCGAAGGAAATTGAAAAAACGCAGAGAGAAGATATGAAGAAAGTAGAGGTGCAAAAAAAAGTAGGAAAGTATACAATGCCAGATGAAAAAAGCAAACATGAAGGAACATGGCTACAATGGCCTCATGAATTTACATACGGGCCAAAATATCAGCAAGAAGTAGAACCGATTTGGATTCAAATGACAGAATCTTTAAGCAAAGGCGAAAAAGTTCATATTGTTGCATATGATCAAGAAGAGAAAGAAAGAATTATTGAAGTTTTAACGGATCAAGGAGTGAATATGGAGAAAATTGATTTCTTTATCGCACCTACTGACGATGTATGGGCTAGAGATACTGGTCCAATTTTTGTTTACGATAATGACAAAAATCTAAAGATATTAGATCCAGGATTTAACGGATGGGGAAAGAAAACGCCATATAAGAAAGATGCTCGTCTTCGTGAGAATCTTAGCAAACAGTTAGGCATTGAAAGAATTAATTGGAATAAATTTGTTCTTGAAGGCGGCGCATTTGAATTAGATGGTAATGGAACTGCTTTATTAACTAGAAGTGCTGTGACGAATAAAAATAGGAACGCTAAATTGTCAGAAAAGGATATTGAAAAATATATTAGTGAACTTGGGGTAACAAATTTTATTTGGTTAGATGGAGCACCTAACTTAGATATTACTGATTTTCATATTGATGGATTCGCCAAATTCCACGATAAATCTACTATTATAACGTTAAAAGAAAAAGATTTAGCTGAATGGGGAGCGTCTGACAAAGATATTAACAAGTTGCTGCAGGCAAAAGATGCTACAGGTAATAAGTACAAGTATGTATATCTACCGCTAAGCAAGAATAATGTTACATTAAAAAATGGGAAGCAGCTTGATTATAAAGGTTCCTATATTAATTATTATATAGCGAATCAAGTTATCTTAGTTCCTAACTATAATGATCCTAATGATAAAATAGCAAATGAGATGATTCAAAAACTTTATCCTGATCGTAAAGTGGTGGGGATTGATGTAAGAGAGCTTTATAAAAATGGTGGTATGATTCATTGTATTACTCAACAACAACCAATTAATTTAAAATAA
- a CDS encoding MarR family winged helix-turn-helix transcriptional regulator has product MTQHKEEQMNEALALFYFAYKTFTEKPDEIIKEYSIQRVHHRILFFIARFPGLSVNELLSLLEISKQALHGPLRQLLDKGLIESNEAEHDRRVKQLSLTEEGTDLEKKLSDVQREQMGAIFEQFGESCEENWHQVMNEMANSRSGFDAWTAKREIPVK; this is encoded by the coding sequence ATGACACAACATAAAGAAGAGCAAATGAATGAGGCATTAGCATTATTTTACTTTGCATATAAAACTTTTACAGAAAAACCAGATGAAATAATAAAAGAGTATAGTATACAGCGTGTACATCATAGAATTCTGTTTTTTATCGCTCGTTTTCCAGGGCTTAGTGTAAATGAGCTGCTATCACTTTTAGAAATAAGTAAACAAGCTCTTCATGGACCGTTGCGCCAACTGTTAGATAAAGGACTTATTGAGAGTAATGAAGCTGAACATGATCGTCGTGTGAAACAGCTGTCTTTAACAGAAGAAGGAACAGACTTAGAGAAAAAACTGAGCGATGTTCAAAGAGAACAAATGGGAGCTATTTTTGAACAGTTTGGCGAATCATGTGAAGAAAATTGGCATCAAGTTATGAATGAAATGGCAAATAGCCGTTCAGGATTTGATGCATGGACGGCTAAGCGTGAAATACCAGTAAAATAA
- a CDS encoding transglycosylase SLT domain-containing protein: MRGILIKIGVFILVFTVGLYLTKYAYDHHINRAKVRDTIQQISIEHGMPPWIPLSIAFHESKFDQNAVGDQGTSFGLFQLHRGGLAPKDLMNEDLKNAETNTRIAISNMINAYNRGLQQNLKGPELLKHVANTSGWPGNKGVQWTDKQTDYNKGLENSFKMFSKRQYDFIE, translated from the coding sequence GTGAGAGGGATATTAATAAAAATCGGAGTATTTATTTTGGTTTTTACAGTAGGGCTATATCTTACAAAATACGCATATGACCATCATATTAACCGAGCTAAAGTAAGGGACACAATTCAACAAATATCAATAGAGCACGGTATGCCACCATGGATTCCTTTATCTATTGCATTCCATGAAAGTAAGTTTGATCAAAATGCAGTCGGAGATCAGGGCACATCATTTGGACTGTTTCAGCTCCATCGAGGTGGACTAGCACCTAAAGATTTAATGAACGAAGATTTGAAAAATGCAGAAACCAATACTCGAATAGCAATATCTAATATGATAAATGCATATAACCGTGGTTTACAACAAAATTTAAAAGGGCCAGAGCTATTAAAACATGTTGCAAATACCTCAGGGTGGCCTGGCAATAAGGGTGTTCAGTGGACAGATAAACAGACAGACTATAACAAGGGTTTAGAAAACAGTTTTAAAATGTTTTCTAAACGACAATACGATTTTATAGAATGA